Proteins from a single region of Ischnura elegans chromosome 2, ioIscEleg1.1, whole genome shotgun sequence:
- the LOC124153786 gene encoding trypsin-7-like yields MSSSSCEIIFKSFVMVTLLLSISVTSNDARGTTDILSDASSFHARSGQWIDGEYIEDDADSIHFDERIRTFSFLKRNQPCTTSSGLPGRCLKRQYCNTVGRIFWQPNDKDFCLFRGVLAGVCCPDNEQFTKAPLPVTSTAAVQTSSNMQKEVMPTTSSPLNMSQIGCGLAQPQEGRITGGWRVSGEGRWPWVVAVMRNNGATHFCGGTLITNKHVMTAAHCLHGVKPENLTVRLGEFDLETPSDTEVVVGVDRFVVYPRYNKITYENDIAILVLSTKVEFTRGAIWPACLPPESPSDEDIEESDPLMNATAIVSGWGHLYFGGPASDILNEVDVLIWKQKDCRKAYVQPIFSTALCAGYNAGGKDSCQGDSGGPLVVMSKDGRWDVVGVVSWGIGCGDAGRPGVYTRVGKFLDWIVEVTS; encoded by the exons ATGTCTAGTTCAtcatgtgaaattattttcaaatcattcgtcaTGGTAACATTATTACTTTCCATTAGCGTCACATCCAATGACGCCCGAGGCACCACCGACATACTCTCAG ATGCATCTTCTTTTCACGCAAGAAGTGGACAATGGATAGATGGGGAATACATCGAGGATGATGCAGACAGCATTCACTTTGATGAAAGAATCCGGACATTTAGTTTTTTGAAG AGAAATCAGCCTTGCACAACGTCATCTGGTTTGCCTGGAAGATGCCTTAAGCGACAATACTGCAATACTGTTGGGAGAATATTCTGGCAGCCGAACGATAAAGATTTCTGCCTATTCCGTGGGGT GCTTGCAGGTGTATGCTGCCCAGACAATGAGCAGTTTACAAAGGCACCGTTGCCGGTTACTTCCACTGCTGCTGTACAAACCTCTTCAAACATGCAGAAGGAAGTGATGCCTACAACTTCCAGCCCTCTGAATATGTCCCAAATTG GCTGCGGCTTGGCCCAGCCGCAAGAGGGCCGTATCACGGGAGGATGGAGGGTATCCGGAGAGGGTCGTTGGCCCTGGGTGGTCGCAGTCATGCGAAACAATGGAGCCACCCACTTCTGCGGAGGCACCCTCATCACCAACAAGCACGTCATGACCGCCGCTCACTGCCTCCACGG cGTGAAACCAGAAAATTTAACCGTGAGACTTGGTGAATTCGACTTAGAAACGCCGAGCGATACTGAAGTTGTTGTAGGGGTTGATAGGTTTGTAGTATACCCAcgatataataaaataacttacgAGAATGACATAGCTATTTTAGTTTTATCAACTAAGGTCGAGTTTACTCGAGGTGCTATTTGGCCAGCTTGCTTACCTCCTGAAAGCCCGTCTGACGAAGACATTGAAGAAAGCGACCCGCTGATGAATGCTACCGCTATTGTTTCAG GATGGGGGCACCTTTACTTTGGAGGCCCAGCAAGTGATATCCTTAATGAAGTGGACGTCCTTATTTGGAAACAAAAGGACTGTCGAAAAGCTTACGTGCAGCCTATATTTTCCACTGCTCTCTGTGCTGGCTACAATGCAGGAGGCAAAGACAGTTGCCAG GGTGATTCCGGTGGACCTCTGGTGGTGATGTCTAAAGACGGCCGTTGGGATGTTGTGGGTGTGGTGTCTTGGGGTATCGGGTGCGGCGACGCTGGGAGACCAGGGGTGTACACCAGAGTTGGAAAATTTCTGGACTGGATTGTGGAAGTTACGTCGTAA
- the LOC124174064 gene encoding chymotrypsin-2-like, with translation MNIFTVAAILIVCAHAQAFDVRRLHPVGGPLDNASVVKKNTLQGTVEREHDVSKPKIAGGKTAELGDIPFQVSIDIDMADFCGGTIIDRFYVLTTANCAMKGSQYVIYAGVVKLRGDESSRVVIQSSHAIIYEGFNPGSFYGDLALIQLPNFLEFNQFIKPAYIPINDDTYAGEIAWISGWGASSSGGSLASELQYTQVPIMSNEHCRVHVGAYITDYIYTTTDYICTTYLQGHGECFGDYGGPLFVGKLGGSATLIGVYTDSTPAHCGQRTDVYTRVSSFRGWIDGHIR, from the exons ATGAATATCTTTACAGTAGCTGCGATCCTCATCGTCTGCGCTCACGCCCAG GCATTCGACGTGAGGAGACTTCATCCTGTTGGGGGCCCACTGGATAATGCGTCCGTGGTCAAGAAAAATACCCTGCAGGGGACGGTAGAAAGag AGCACGATGTCAGCAAGCCGAAGATAGCAGGCGGCAAAACAGCCGAACTGGGAGATATTCCCTTCCAAGTTTCAATAGACATAGATATGGCTGATTTCTGTGGTGGAACCATCATCGACCGTTTCTACGTGCTAACAACAGCAAACTGTGCTATGAA aggGAGCCAATACGTCATTTACGCAGGTGTTGTTAAGCTACGCGGAGATGAGAGTTCACGAGTGGTCATACAATCCAGTCACGCTATCATTTATGAAGGGTTCAATCCAGGCAGTTTCTACGGAGACCTTGCCTTGATACAGCTGCCCAATTTTCTCGAGTTCAATC AGTTCATTAAACCGGCCTATATTCCAATAAATGATGATACGTACGCCGGCGAAATTGCATGGATTAGTGGCTGGGGTGCATCTTCTTCtg gtGGATCTTTAGCTAGTGAACTTCAATACACACAAGTGCCTATAATGTCCAATGAGCACTGCAGAGTACACGTCGGAGCTTACATAACCGACTATATATACACTACAACGGACTATATTTGCACTACATATTTGCAAGGTCATGGAGAATGCTTT GGAGATTACGGCGGCCCACTTTTTGTGGGCAAGTTAGGAGGTTCAGCCACTCTCATTGGAGTATATACCGACTCCACCCCGGCACATTGTGGACAACGAACTGATGTTTACACGAGAGTAAGCTCGTTTAGAGGTTGGATAGATGGCCATATACGCTGA